A portion of the Mesoplasma entomophilum genome contains these proteins:
- a CDS encoding replication initiation and membrane attachment family protein produces the protein MNILNRKYLIHWSKELSKIDHEVLYNLYQPIIGASAIGLYNTLILESNWSKKLNSSPFTLERMALITSSSEKQLKKNLGKLTKLKLIKCFKSKKSGNMAIVLNLPLSPKQFFENDATRSWLLKKVGEENFELAHLQFRNREFNIDDLDYEIDDSFETSDENEFDFADIEQAVQTAKKDVYICDEMLNLSDLKGLLVRKGVLIDFNESVKSNLDALLIKKEFTIEFISELLINHYKKASNEIDWISLNKEFNAISRELIKKTFSSDLSDNDINIINSFNSTEWINFYNECMGVEANQNVVDIISSLKLKYNLTDGILNCLISYSYLKNDKKFIYNYVVKIVESLKAKQISTTKELYMYLKNLSKKHDQIVVRKDKDDSIYARKQPVNEFVMEKNIDIEW, from the coding sequence ATGAACATTTTAAATCGTAAATATTTAATTCACTGATCTAAAGAATTATCAAAAATTGATCATGAAGTTTTATACAATCTATACCAACCTATCATTGGAGCTTCAGCAATAGGCCTTTACAATACTTTAATACTAGAAAGTAATTGAAGTAAAAAACTTAATTCATCACCATTCACTTTAGAAAGAATGGCATTAATAACTTCATCATCAGAAAAACAATTGAAAAAAAATTTAGGAAAATTGACAAAATTAAAACTAATTAAATGTTTTAAATCTAAAAAAAGTGGAAATATGGCAATTGTTTTAAATTTACCACTGTCTCCAAAACAATTTTTTGAAAATGATGCAACAAGATCATGATTGCTAAAAAAAGTAGGTGAAGAAAATTTTGAATTGGCGCACTTGCAATTTAGAAATAGGGAATTTAACATAGATGATTTAGATTATGAGATAGATGATTCGTTCGAAACAAGTGATGAAAATGAATTTGATTTCGCCGATATTGAACAAGCAGTTCAAACAGCTAAAAAGGATGTTTACATTTGTGATGAAATGTTAAATTTATCGGATCTGAAAGGTTTATTAGTAAGAAAAGGTGTACTAATAGATTTTAATGAAAGTGTCAAATCTAATTTGGATGCTTTATTAATAAAAAAAGAATTCACAATTGAATTTATATCTGAATTATTAATTAATCATTACAAAAAAGCCTCTAACGAAATAGACTGAATTTCTTTAAATAAAGAATTTAATGCCATATCGAGAGAACTTATTAAAAAAACATTTAGTTCAGATTTATCTGATAATGATATAAATATTATTAATAGCTTTAATTCTACTGAATGAATAAATTTTTACAATGAATGCATGGGAGTAGAAGCTAATCAAAATGTAGTTGACATAATTAGTTCACTTAAACTAAAATATAATTTAACAGATGGTATATTGAATTGTTTAATTAGTTATTCTTATTTAAAAAACGATAAAAAGTTTATTTATAACTATGTTGTAAAAATAGTTGAAAGTTTAAAAGCAAAGCAAATTTCAACAACAAAAGAACTTTATATGTACTTAAAAAATTTAAGTAAAAAACATGATCAAATTGTAGTCAGAAAAGATAAAGATGATTCTATTTATGCAAGAAAACAGCCTGTAAATGAATTTGTAATGGAAAAAAATATAGATATAGAATGGTAG
- the mutM gene encoding DNA-formamidopyrimidine glycosylase, whose translation MPELPEVRTVAVFLNNKVANLSILNTECFFEKMIWRNEVNEFKKEVSNQKILRVLNYGKYLMFEFKDWMMISHLRMEGKWSVSPKEIDIYNKNHLRLQFELSNGEYLKYYDSRKFGTIEIWEKDDYLELSGMNKLGPEPLNSKPSFKYLKDKATNSNSLIKAFVLDQSVLCGIGNIYANEILFAANIHPERITKSLTDKEIIKIIKASNKILERAIALKGTSIHSYKSGNGEVGQFQHELKVHLRRDEECFVCGSKIVKKQVAGRGTYFCKICQH comes from the coding sequence ATGCCTGAACTACCAGAAGTCAGAACGGTTGCAGTTTTTCTAAATAATAAAGTTGCAAATCTTTCAATCTTAAATACTGAATGTTTTTTTGAAAAAATGATTTGAAGAAATGAAGTTAATGAATTTAAAAAAGAAGTATCTAATCAAAAAATATTAAGGGTTTTAAACTATGGTAAATACCTTATGTTTGAGTTCAAAGATTGAATGATGATAAGTCACTTAAGAATGGAAGGAAAATGAAGTGTTTCACCTAAAGAAATTGATATTTATAATAAGAATCATCTAAGATTACAGTTTGAGTTATCTAATGGTGAATACTTAAAATATTATGATTCAAGGAAATTTGGAACAATTGAAATTTGGGAAAAAGATGATTACCTTGAATTAAGTGGCATGAACAAATTAGGCCCAGAACCTTTAAACAGTAAACCTTCTTTTAAATATTTAAAAGATAAAGCAACTAACTCAAATTCGTTGATAAAAGCTTTTGTTCTTGATCAAAGTGTTTTATGCGGAATTGGTAATATATATGCAAACGAAATTTTATTTGCAGCTAATATTCACCCAGAAAGAATTACTAAATCTTTGACAGACAAAGAAATTATTAAAATAATAAAAGCGTCAAATAAAATTTTAGAAAGAGCCATTGCCTTGAAAGGAACTTCTATTCATAGTTATAAGTCTGGGAACGGGGAAGTAGGGCAATTTCAGCATGAATTAAAGGTGCATTTAAGAAGAGATGAAGAATGTTTTGTATGTGGCTCTAAAATCGTAAAAAAACAAGTAGCTGGACGAGGTACGTACTTTTGTAAAATTTGTCAACACTAA
- the polA gene encoding DNA polymerase I, translated as MKKILLVDGNSLLFRAYYASAYAGPILKTSNGIPTNAIYSFANMLTSLISDRDYFDVKVAFDKSKKTFRHDKLENYKAGRSATPEDLIPQFQIVREFLDSANISWWEKENYEADDLIGTMSKIIESHCEDFEVEILTSDKDMFQLITNKTKILLPKTGTSNLELFGTNELLEKWEVAPANVVDLKGLMGDPSDNLKGVEGVGEKTAIKLLKEYKTVEGIYENIESITGKLKEKLINGKESAFLCKEIATINCEVEIEDLKFEPINVNLNGLINFLEKYEMISLVKRLSSRVGIINKFEENLPKEKTLYKQLEKWNNLYSSEINFVYVESIEENYHKGEILGIAISNEKGFFYLNQFKNDNELQDFFSESKYKKATYDIKKTATILKNNNIKFNYDSFIYDAMVASYVLNPNITSRIQNLVNIVETELFIEEDEMIYGKGAKQNKEIEVSTKADFIISKLEMLKNTYEPIINKLMEENQFDLYKKIELPLVKVLFEMEQKGILIDKLELDKQTARTLSLIEELEERMKTVLQGQISNDFNFGSPKQIKELLFDQIGLPSNKKQSTDREALEKIVHLHPVVQLLLEHRKLNKLYSTYLRGFEKFIFEDNKVHTIFNQTLTNTGRLSSSEPNIQNISVKDELQKEARKIFISNNDTTFYSFDYSQIELRVLAQLGEEDTLLDIFKNDRDVHAEAARKIFNLEQEDVITSDQRRIAKVFNFGIIYGLSDFGLSNDLKISIKDAKKFIEDYYNSFAKLMMYKDSLVNEATVKGYAETYANRRRIVNELTSTNFLVKSFGNRIAVNMPIQGTAADILKVAMVDIFEQFKNNNLNSFMVAQIHDEIIFEIFENEEKLANEIIEECMKNAFKKLAVMVGKKADEIVIKLEVNKSKGNNWFELK; from the coding sequence ATGAAAAAAATATTATTAGTAGACGGAAACTCATTATTGTTTAGAGCATACTATGCAAGTGCTTATGCAGGACCAATTTTAAAAACAAGCAATGGGATACCAACAAATGCTATATATTCGTTTGCAAATATGCTGACAAGTTTAATTAGTGATAGAGATTATTTTGATGTTAAAGTTGCGTTTGATAAATCAAAGAAAACTTTTAGACATGATAAATTAGAAAATTACAAAGCAGGTAGATCAGCAACTCCCGAAGATTTAATTCCCCAATTTCAAATAGTTAGAGAATTTTTAGATTCAGCAAATATTTCATGATGAGAAAAAGAAAATTATGAGGCGGATGACTTAATAGGTACAATGTCTAAAATAATTGAAAGTCATTGTGAAGATTTTGAAGTAGAAATTTTGACAAGTGATAAAGATATGTTTCAATTAATTACTAATAAAACAAAAATATTATTGCCTAAAACAGGAACATCCAATTTAGAATTATTTGGTACAAATGAACTTTTAGAAAAATGAGAGGTTGCTCCGGCAAATGTTGTTGATTTAAAAGGACTTATGGGAGATCCTTCAGATAATTTAAAAGGTGTTGAAGGTGTTGGTGAAAAAACAGCAATTAAATTATTAAAGGAATATAAAACTGTTGAAGGCATATACGAAAATATTGAATCTATTACAGGCAAGTTAAAAGAAAAACTAATTAATGGAAAAGAATCAGCATTTTTATGTAAAGAAATAGCAACTATAAATTGTGAAGTAGAAATTGAAGATTTAAAATTTGAACCAATTAATGTAAATCTTAACGGTCTTATAAATTTTTTAGAAAAATATGAAATGATTTCTTTAGTTAAAAGACTTTCAAGTAGAGTTGGAATAATTAATAAATTCGAAGAAAATTTACCAAAAGAAAAAACTTTGTACAAACAATTAGAAAAGTGAAATAATTTATATTCGTCTGAAATCAACTTTGTTTATGTTGAATCAATAGAAGAAAACTATCATAAAGGTGAAATATTAGGAATAGCGATTTCTAATGAAAAAGGTTTTTTCTATTTAAATCAGTTCAAAAATGATAACGAACTTCAAGACTTTTTTTCAGAATCTAAATACAAAAAAGCAACATATGATATTAAAAAGACAGCAACGATTTTAAAAAATAATAATATAAAGTTCAATTATGATAGTTTCATATATGATGCAATGGTTGCTTCGTATGTTCTAAATCCAAATATAACATCTAGAATTCAAAATTTAGTAAATATTGTTGAAACTGAATTATTTATTGAAGAAGACGAAATGATTTATGGAAAAGGCGCAAAACAAAATAAAGAAATTGAAGTTTCAACAAAAGCTGATTTTATTATTAGTAAATTAGAAATGCTAAAAAATACTTATGAACCAATAATAAATAAATTGATGGAAGAAAATCAATTTGATTTATATAAAAAAATTGAATTACCATTAGTTAAAGTTCTTTTCGAAATGGAACAAAAGGGTATTCTAATTGATAAGCTAGAACTTGATAAACAAACAGCTAGAACTTTATCTCTTATTGAAGAATTAGAAGAAAGAATGAAAACTGTTTTGCAAGGTCAAATAAGCAATGATTTTAATTTTGGTTCTCCAAAACAAATTAAAGAATTACTATTTGATCAAATAGGTTTACCTTCAAATAAAAAACAAAGTACTGATAGAGAAGCATTAGAAAAAATAGTTCATCTGCATCCAGTTGTTCAACTATTGTTAGAACATAGAAAATTAAATAAACTTTATTCAACTTATTTAAGAGGATTTGAAAAATTTATTTTTGAGGATAACAAAGTTCATACAATATTTAATCAAACCCTAACAAATACAGGAAGGTTATCTTCTTCAGAACCAAATATTCAAAATATTTCTGTTAAAGATGAACTGCAAAAAGAAGCACGTAAAATATTTATTTCTAACAATGATACGACATTTTATAGTTTTGATTATTCACAAATAGAATTAAGAGTTTTAGCACAACTAGGTGAAGAAGACACTTTATTAGATATTTTTAAAAATGATAGAGATGTGCATGCTGAAGCAGCTAGAAAAATATTTAATTTAGAACAAGAAGACGTTATAACTAGTGATCAAAGAAGAATAGCCAAAGTATTTAACTTTGGAATAATTTATGGTTTAAGTGATTTTGGTTTAAGTAATGATTTAAAAATAAGTATTAAAGATGCTAAAAAGTTTATAGAAGATTACTATAATTCCTTCGCGAAACTTATGATGTATAAAGACAGTTTAGTAAATGAGGCAACTGTAAAAGGATATGCTGAAACTTATGCAAATAGAAGAAGAATAGTAAATGAGTTAACATCAACTAACTTTTTGGTTAAAAGTTTTGGAAATAGAATAGCTGTGAATATGCCAATTCAAGGTACAGCAGCAGATATACTAAAAGTAGCCATGGTTGATATATTTGAGCAATTTAAAAATAATAATTTAAATAGCTTTATGGTTGCTCAAATTCACGATGAAATTATTTTTGAAATATTTGAAAATGAAGAAAAGTTAGCAAATGAAATAATTGAAGAATGCATGAAAAATGCGTTTAAAAAACTAGCTGTAATGGTTGGCAAAAAAGCAGATGAAATTGTAATAAAACTTGAAGTTAATAAATCAAAAGGTAATAATTGATTTGAATTAAAATAA
- the dnaE gene encoding DNA polymerase III subunit alpha: protein MSNFIPLINVRSVYNFQESLIKVNEYISFAKKEGFEYLFYCENKTMYGVAEFFKKASKENIKPIIGLSIELDDKKIITLIPKNKMGYGHICLISSQLNDETKLNDDEIYSLLKRSIDKNIILVTNVDDKNAFFNDAEVINANEKNLFFNTIRYISDDDKEHYRGLFALKNGITISEANDLYKINESYPYSDEILEVFPETENVGRYICDSVELDIFDSNEKHMAKFIAPDNMPSFSYLKQKCLAGLNHYFRNIKNSDIPNEYIERLNTELNVIEKTGFADYFLIVHDYVAYARRNDIIVGPGRGSAAGSLVSFLLRITTVDPIEYNLLFERFLNPERITMPDIDIDFQDNRRDEVIEYLFEKYGKYNVATIVTYQTIAFKSAFRDACRVYQIDIELVNLITKSLTDDYLTFEEILKTQKLIKEYSEKKEFIPIFKLVEKLIGCPRQTGTHAAGIIISDVDLRTVLPIRQGLNGIYQTQFDMNYLEEIGLIKMDLLGLRNLTTIKEILDLIKTNHKKDFSLSKIDLNDAKTFKILREGNTTGIFQLESQGMTNLIIDMKVNNINDIAAASSLYRPGPQEMIPEYINNKNNRRVSLVDKSLAKILLPTYGVIVYQEQVMQILQLVGNFSLGKADIVRRAMGKKQIDYMMTVKDEFISNAIKNNYSEEKALAIWNWIEQFAKYGFNKSHAVAYSYIGYWLAWFKAHYPAEFYTALLNGVMGNLGKTSKYIKEVKQFGIEVIKPSVKPPYNKFEKTKINSVYVSSDNRIYMPLTLIKGIGRDFIATLNNVVDEHEDLFNDLNSFFFYMKNKGLNESNYTLLAKAGSFDCFGYTKSTMVANKDFIFSAMMAFNENLPLEKQTKIENLFEEQLNEEMESNYEKEVFGFYISANPITKLKNENAYFKPTDINKLVENMFDVNIIGQVSGIRIIKDKNQNNMAFITVFDDTETIDLTVFASNFENLQYDLVVNKNYVLKIKTQKYKNKITGILENIVKPV, encoded by the coding sequence ATGTCAAATTTTATACCCCTAATAAATGTACGCAGTGTATATAATTTTCAAGAATCATTAATTAAAGTTAATGAGTATATTTCTTTTGCTAAAAAAGAAGGGTTTGAATATTTATTTTACTGTGAAAATAAAACTATGTATGGGGTAGCAGAATTTTTCAAAAAGGCTTCAAAAGAAAATATTAAACCTATAATTGGTTTATCAATAGAGCTAGATGATAAAAAAATAATCACTCTTATTCCAAAAAATAAAATGGGATATGGACATATCTGTTTAATCTCTTCTCAACTTAACGATGAAACTAAATTAAATGATGACGAAATTTATAGTCTACTTAAAAGAAGCATAGATAAAAATATTATTTTAGTTACTAATGTTGACGATAAAAATGCTTTTTTTAACGATGCTGAAGTTATAAACGCAAATGAAAAAAACTTGTTTTTTAATACAATAAGATATATCTCTGATGATGACAAAGAGCATTATAGAGGTCTTTTTGCTTTAAAAAATGGAATAACAATTAGCGAAGCAAATGATTTATATAAAATAAATGAATCTTATCCTTATTCTGATGAAATACTTGAAGTATTCCCAGAAACAGAAAATGTAGGAAGATATATTTGTGATAGTGTTGAACTAGATATTTTTGATAGTAATGAAAAGCATATGGCCAAATTCATTGCTCCAGATAACATGCCAAGTTTTTCATACCTAAAACAAAAGTGTTTAGCTGGTTTAAATCATTATTTCAGAAATATTAAAAACTCTGATATTCCAAATGAGTATATTGAGAGATTAAATACAGAATTAAATGTTATTGAAAAAACTGGTTTTGCTGATTATTTTTTAATTGTGCATGATTATGTAGCTTATGCTAGAAGAAATGACATAATTGTAGGTCCAGGTAGAGGAAGTGCAGCAGGAAGTTTAGTTTCATTTCTATTGCGTATTACTACAGTTGATCCAATTGAGTATAATTTACTTTTTGAAAGATTTTTAAATCCAGAACGTATCACAATGCCTGATATAGATATTGACTTTCAAGATAATCGAAGAGATGAAGTTATTGAATATTTATTTGAAAAATATGGCAAATATAATGTAGCAACTATTGTTACATATCAAACAATTGCGTTCAAATCTGCTTTTAGGGATGCGTGTAGAGTTTATCAAATTGATATAGAATTGGTCAACCTTATAACTAAGTCATTAACAGATGATTATTTAACATTCGAAGAAATACTAAAAACACAAAAGTTAATCAAAGAATATAGTGAAAAAAAAGAATTCATACCGATATTTAAATTAGTTGAAAAATTAATTGGTTGTCCAAGACAAACAGGGACTCATGCAGCCGGAATAATTATTAGTGATGTTGATCTGAGAACTGTGTTGCCTATCAGACAAGGGTTAAACGGTATTTATCAAACACAATTTGATATGAACTATCTTGAAGAGATAGGTTTAATTAAAATGGACTTATTAGGTTTAAGAAACCTAACAACGATAAAAGAAATTTTAGATTTAATTAAAACTAATCATAAAAAAGATTTTAGTCTTTCAAAAATAGATTTAAATGATGCTAAAACTTTTAAAATTTTAAGAGAAGGAAATACCACAGGTATTTTCCAATTAGAATCTCAAGGGATGACTAATTTAATTATTGACATGAAAGTTAATAACATAAATGATATAGCTGCTGCGTCATCTTTATATAGACCAGGGCCTCAAGAAATGATACCTGAGTATATAAACAATAAAAATAATAGAAGAGTAAGTTTAGTAGATAAAAGTTTAGCTAAAATATTGTTACCAACTTATGGTGTTATTGTTTATCAAGAACAAGTAATGCAGATTCTTCAATTAGTAGGTAATTTTTCATTAGGTAAAGCTGACATAGTTAGAAGAGCTATGGGTAAAAAACAAATCGACTATATGATGACTGTTAAAGATGAGTTTATTTCTAATGCAATTAAAAATAATTATTCAGAGGAAAAGGCTTTAGCAATTTGGAATTGAATCGAGCAGTTTGCTAAATATGGATTTAATAAATCACATGCTGTAGCTTATTCTTACATAGGTTATTGATTAGCATGATTTAAAGCTCACTATCCTGCAGAATTTTACACAGCTTTATTAAATGGAGTTATGGGTAATTTAGGTAAAACAAGCAAATATATTAAAGAAGTAAAACAATTTGGAATTGAAGTTATAAAACCATCTGTTAAGCCACCTTATAATAAGTTTGAAAAAACTAAAATTAACTCAGTATATGTAAGCTCTGACAATAGAATCTATATGCCACTAACTTTAATAAAAGGCATTGGTAGAGATTTTATAGCAACTTTAAACAATGTTGTTGATGAACACGAGGATTTATTTAATGATTTAAATAGCTTTTTCTTTTATATGAAAAATAAGGGTCTTAATGAGTCAAATTATACGTTGTTGGCAAAAGCTGGAAGTTTTGATTGTTTTGGATATACTAAATCAACAATGGTAGCGAATAAGGATTTTATTTTTAGTGCAATGATGGCTTTCAATGAAAATCTGCCTTTAGAGAAACAAACAAAAATTGAAAATTTATTTGAAGAACAATTAAATGAAGAAATGGAATCAAATTATGAAAAGGAAGTTTTTGGTTTTTACATTTCAGCTAACCCAATAACAAAATTGAAAAATGAAAATGCATATTTTAAACCTACTGATATTAATAAATTAGTTGAAAATATGTTTGATGTAAACATAATAGGTCAAGTTTCAGGTATTAGAATTATTAAAGATAAGAATCAAAATAATATGGCTTTTATTACTGTCTTTGATGATACTGAGACGATTGATTTAACAGTCTTTGCTTCTAACTTTGAAAATCTACAATATGATTTAGTAGTAAATAAAAATTATGTACTAAAAATCAAAACACAAAAATATAAAAATAAAATTACAGGAATACTAGAAAATATAGTTAAGCCAGTTTAA
- the thiI gene encoding tRNA uracil 4-sulfurtransferase ThiI: MKSILVRYGELTLKGNNKHMFISKLLDNIKFKLKKFDQSKIKFIKDNNSLVIDVVNDILDDVLEELKTVFGIYSLSVIEKCEKDLDKIAEKVIEIARNSEYKRFKLEITRKDKSFPMTSADLKLALAPMVLKAVDNLIVDVHNPDLKIEVLVKKDGIQIFSKRIEGLKGLPVGVSGKGLSLLSGGIDSPVASFLTMKRGMHVDFIHFMTPPHTSPEALDKVFELAKIVSKYNSKKFNLYVCDFSMLLQELQHLPEESYKITIMRRMFMRIANLLAKVNGHEALITGESLGQVASQTIQSIDVINSTSDLPILRPVLTYDKEEIITISKFIKSYETSILPFDDACSLFVPKQPVTKPKRWMAENQENAVLWNELLDYTMENKIQKFVFHNGSFTEETNKED; this comes from the coding sequence ATGAAAAGTATATTAGTAAGATATGGTGAATTAACCTTAAAAGGAAATAATAAACACATGTTTATTAGCAAACTTTTAGATAATATTAAATTCAAATTAAAAAAATTTGATCAATCAAAAATTAAATTTATTAAAGATAACAACTCATTAGTTATTGATGTAGTAAATGATATTCTTGACGATGTTTTAGAGGAATTGAAAACTGTTTTTGGAATATATTCACTATCAGTAATTGAAAAATGCGAAAAAGACTTAGATAAAATTGCTGAAAAAGTAATTGAAATCGCAAGAAACTCAGAATATAAAAGATTTAAATTGGAAATCACAAGAAAAGATAAAAGTTTTCCTATGACAAGTGCTGATTTAAAATTAGCTTTAGCACCAATGGTATTGAAAGCTGTTGATAACCTTATAGTTGATGTTCACAACCCAGATTTAAAAATTGAAGTGTTAGTTAAAAAAGATGGAATTCAAATTTTTTCAAAAAGAATCGAAGGTTTAAAAGGATTACCTGTAGGAGTTAGCGGAAAAGGACTTTCATTATTAAGTGGTGGAATTGATTCACCAGTTGCTTCTTTTCTAACAATGAAAAGAGGAATGCATGTTGACTTTATTCATTTCATGACACCACCTCATACTTCTCCTGAAGCATTAGATAAAGTTTTTGAACTAGCTAAAATTGTATCAAAATACAATTCAAAAAAATTTAACCTTTATGTATGTGATTTTTCTATGTTATTACAAGAATTACAACACCTGCCAGAAGAAAGTTACAAGATAACAATCATGAGAAGAATGTTCATGCGTATAGCTAATTTATTAGCAAAAGTTAATGGACATGAAGCTTTAATTACTGGGGAAAGTTTAGGACAAGTTGCTTCTCAAACTATTCAAAGCATTGATGTAATTAACTCAACAAGTGATTTGCCTATCTTAAGACCAGTTCTTACATATGATAAAGAAGAAATAATAACAATTTCAAAATTTATTAAATCTTATGAAACATCAATTTTGCCATTTGATGATGCTTGTTCATTATTTGTTCCAAAGCAACCTGTAACAAAACCAAAAAGATGAATGGCAGAAAACCAAGAAAATGCTGTTTTATGAAATGAATTATTAGATTACACAATGGAAAATAAAATTCAAAAATTTGTTTTCCATAACGGAAGTTTTACTGAAGAAACTAACAAGGAGGATTAA
- the rpsD gene encoding 30S ribosomal protein S4, whose product MSRYTGSTFKKARRYGFSILENGKEFSKGKKRVTTPGQHGKDKARLKMSGYGAQLQEKQKVKFMYGMTERQFRNTFARAKKVHGGILGTNFLVLLESRLDNIVFRLGFAMTRQAARQLVNHGHILVNGKKIDIPSYQVKPGDSIEVKEAMKKNDKIAEALQNNESTVEFVKVDKANLKGQFVRLPERQELNVEINDALIVEWYNRLIK is encoded by the coding sequence ATGTCAAGATATACAGGATCAACATTTAAAAAAGCAAGAAGATATGGTTTCTCAATTCTTGAGAATGGTAAAGAATTTAGCAAAGGTAAAAAAAGAGTAACTACTCCAGGTCAACATGGTAAAGACAAAGCTCGTTTAAAAATGAGTGGATACGGTGCTCAATTACAGGAAAAACAAAAAGTTAAATTCATGTATGGAATGACTGAAAGACAATTCAGAAATACATTTGCTAGAGCTAAAAAAGTTCACGGTGGAATTTTAGGAACAAACTTCCTAGTATTATTAGAATCAAGATTGGATAACATTGTTTTCCGTCTTGGATTTGCAATGACTAGACAAGCTGCTCGTCAATTAGTAAACCACGGACACATTTTAGTAAATGGTAAAAAAATAGACATTCCTTCATACCAAGTAAAACCAGGTGATTCAATTGAAGTTAAAGAAGCTATGAAGAAAAACGATAAAATTGCTGAAGCATTACAAAATAATGAATCAACAGTTGAATTCGTTAAAGTAGACAAAGCTAACTTAAAAGGGCAATTTGTAAGACTACCTGAACGTCAAGAATTAAACGTAGAAATCAACGATGCTTTAATTGTTGAATGATACAACCGTTTAATTAAATAA
- the tyrS gene encoding tyrosine--tRNA ligase — protein sequence MNIIKELEWRGLVKQITNEERLLKAQKDGAAVYCGFDPTADSLHVGHLMMIVTLKRFDQAGFQAIGLIGGGTGMIGDPSFKADERKLQTDEQVKFHANAIQNQLLRIIPDVTFANNADWLGKMSLIDFLRDVGKDFNISYLLNKDSIATRISTGLSVTEFSYTMLQAYDFYNLYIKYNCKVQIGGSDQWGNITSGTDYISTRVGSANTEAAGFTIPLLTKSDGKKFGKTESGAVWLDANKTSVYDFYQFWINQDDNDCVKMLKFLTFLTQEEISELELKHKEAPHLRTMQKTLASEVTKFVHGEAELNKAIKLTEAFFAGNILNLDDDLLELAIKSIPTVDVEKTTLAIEAIVNVNAATSKREAREFISSRAISFNDEVIINENMHLSEVKTIKDNKIIVKKGKRKYYLLNLK from the coding sequence ATGAACATAATTAAAGAATTAGAATGACGAGGATTGGTCAAACAAATCACAAATGAAGAAAGACTATTAAAAGCTCAGAAAGATGGAGCTGCTGTTTATTGTGGTTTTGACCCAACTGCTGACTCATTACATGTTGGTCATTTAATGATGATAGTTACACTTAAAAGATTTGATCAAGCTGGATTTCAAGCAATCGGTTTAATTGGTGGTGGAACAGGTATGATTGGTGATCCATCATTTAAAGCAGACGAAAGAAAATTACAAACTGATGAACAAGTTAAATTTCATGCAAATGCTATTCAAAATCAACTTTTAAGAATTATTCCAGATGTTACATTTGCTAATAATGCTGATTGACTAGGAAAAATGTCATTAATTGATTTTTTAAGAGACGTTGGAAAAGATTTCAACATTAGTTATTTATTAAACAAAGATTCGATTGCAACTAGAATAAGCACTGGTTTATCTGTAACAGAGTTTTCATATACTATGTTACAAGCGTATGACTTTTATAATTTATATATAAAATATAATTGTAAAGTTCAAATTGGTGGAAGTGACCAATGAGGAAACATAACAAGTGGAACGGATTATATTTCTACTAGAGTGGGATCAGCTAATACTGAAGCTGCTGGATTTACAATTCCGTTATTAACAAAATCTGATGGAAAAAAATTTGGTAAAACCGAATCTGGTGCTGTTTGATTAGATGCAAATAAAACTAGTGTTTATGATTTTTATCAATTCTGAATCAATCAAGACGATAATGATTGTGTAAAAATGTTAAAATTTTTAACTTTCCTAACACAAGAAGAAATTTCAGAATTAGAGTTAAAACATAAAGAGGCACCGCATTTAAGAACTATGCAAAAAACTCTGGCTTCAGAAGTAACTAAATTTGTTCATGGTGAAGCTGAATTAAATAAAGCTATTAAGTTAACTGAGGCTTTTTTCGCAGGAAATATTTTAAATTTAGATGATGATCTTTTAGAATTAGCAATTAAATCAATCCCAACAGTTGATGTTGAAAAAACAACATTGGCAATTGAAGCAATTGTTAATGTCAATGCGGCAACATCAAAAAGAGAGGCAAGAGAGTTCATTAGTTCAAGAGCAATATCCTTTAATGATGAGGTTATTATTAATGAAAATATGCATTTAAGTGAAGTTAAAACTATTAAAGATAACAAAATTATTGTTAAAAAAGGTAAGAGAAAATACTATTTACTAAATTTAAAATAA